TCCGCATGGCCCGGGCAGTCCACATGCGCGTAGTGACGGTTCTCCGTCTGATACTCCACATGCGCCGTCGCGATCGTGATCCCACGCTCGCGCTCCTCCGGCGCCTTGTCGATGTCGTCGAACGCCGTGAACTCCGCCAGGCCCTTCGTCGCCAACTGCTTCGTG
This window of the bacterium genome carries:
- the tuf gene encoding elongation factor Tu (EF-Tu; promotes GTP-dependent binding of aminoacyl-tRNA to the A-site of ribosomes during protein biosynthesis; when the tRNA anticodon matches the mRNA codon, GTP hydrolysis results; the inactive EF-Tu-GDP leaves the ribosome and release of GDP is promoted by elongation factor Ts; many prokaryotes have two copies of the gene encoding EF-Tu), whose product is MAKEKFERTKPHVNIGTIGHVDHGKTTLTAAITKQLATKGLAEFTAFDDIDKAPEERERGITIATAHVEYQTENRHYAHVDCPGHA